The window GCAATCCGCCTGCGACGCGCTGCTGGCGCGCGAGAGCATCGTGCTGACCCGCGAACGCAAGCGGCGGCTGCGTGAGATGGAGTTCCGTCCCACGCTGCGCGCCCTGCGGCCGGCCACGCCCGGCGAGTTCCCCGAGGCGGAGCGCTTGCTCGAGGGGGGCGACTCGGCCAGCGTCGTGGTGGAGCTTCAGGTCCAGGGCGCGGCGCTCAAGGCCGCCGAGCTGGTGGAGCTGCTGGGCGGCGATCCCGAGAGCACCCGCGCCCTGCGCCTGGGCTTTGCGCTGGCGGAGCTGGCGGAGCCCTTGGAGGAGGAGCCCCGTGAGCGACTCCGCGCCTGAACCCCGCCTCCAGCTCCTGATGAGCACCGTCCCCGACGCCGCCACCGGCGAGCGCATCGCCGCCGCGCTGGTGGACGAAGGCCTCGCCGCCTGCGTCCAGCTCCTGCCCGGGCTGGTGAGCCACTACCGCTGGCGAGGCGAGCACGAGCGCGGCGAGGAACTGCTGCTGCTGGCGAAGACCGTCCGCGGCGCGGACTGCCTCGCGCGGCTCGCGGCGCTGCACCCCTACGACGTCCCCGAAGGCCTGCTGATCGACGCCGCCGCCACCCTGCCGGCCTACCTGCGCTGGGCCCTCGACGCATCGGCGAATTGAAGCCCTGCGACTCCGCTTAGAATCGCGCAACTTTCGTGGAAAAAGACGCTTAACCCCTGGCTTCCACCCTCACGATACCTTTAAATGGAGGCCCCCGCTGCGGAGGCGGGGCGAGGAGAGACGTCGACTCCGACCATGGCACGCGACATCGCCAGCAACAGCGCCAGCCTGCCCTTCGTCGAGGCTCTCTACGCCGCCTATCGCGCCGACCCCGGCAGCGTTTCCCCGGACTGGCGCGCCTACTTCGCCGCCCTGGACGAGGAACTCGGCGCCGCGCCCGGCCCCAACGGCGCCCCGCACTTCCCCAAGCGCAGCATCTTCGACCCCGGTGGCCCGGCGGCGCCCGGTGGCGAGGCCGACGCGGCCATCGCCCTGCAGGACCGCGTGGACGAGATCGTGCGCGCCTATCGCGTGCGCGGCCACCTGATCGCGCGCTTCGATCCGCTCGGCCTGCCGCGCGCGCCGCACCCCGAGCTGGAGCCCAGCTACTACGGCCTCGGCCCCGAGCACATGGACCTGCGCTTCAGCGCGAATACGCTCGTGGGCCGCGAGGGCGGCCGGCTGACCCTGCGCGAGATCCTCGAGCGCCTGCGCGAGACCTACACGCGCTCCATCGGCGTGCAGTACATGCACATCGACGACGTGGCGCCCAAGACCTGGCTGCGCGCCCGCATGGAGGAGAGCCGCAACCGGATCGCGCTGAGCCAGATGGAGCAGCTGCGCATCCTGATCAAGCTCACCGACGCGGTGCTCTTCGAGGAGTTCATCCAGAAGAAGTACCTGGGCGCCAAGCGCTTCAGTCTCGAAGGCGCCGAGAGCCTGATCCCCCTGCTCGACCTCGCGATCACCAAGGCCGGCGACGAGGGCGTCGACCTGGTCGTCATCGGCATGGCGCACCGCGGGCGGCTCAACGTGCTGGCGAACATCATCGGCAAGGGACTGCGGCTGATCTTCCGCGAGTTCGAGGACCGCGACCCCGAAGAGCACCTCGGCCGCGACGACGTGAAGTACCACATGGGCCACTCCGGCCGCTGGGTGACCAGCAAGGGCCGCAAGGTGCGCGTCTCGCTCTGCTTCAACCCGAGCCACCTGGAGTACGTGGACGCCGTCGCCCTCGGCCGCATGCGCTCGCGCCAGGACCGCTTCGGCGACAGCGACCGCACGAAGGGCATGACGATTCTCATCCACGGCGACGCGGCCTTCGCGGGCCAGGGCATCGTGCAGGAGACGCTGAACCTGAGCGAGCTGCCCGGCTACCGCACGGGCGGCACGCTGCACGTCGTGGTGAACAACCAGATCGGCTTCTCGACGAGCCCCGAGGAGGGCCGCTCGAACACCTACGCCACCACCGTGGCCAAGATGCTCCAGGTGCCGATCTTCCACGTCAACGGCGAAGACCCCGAGGCCGTGGCCCAGGCCGTGCGCCTGGCGCTGGACTTCCGGCGGGAGTACCAGCGCGACGCGGTCATCGACATGTACTGCTACCGCAAGTACGGCCACAACGAGGGCGACGAGCCGAGCTTCACGCAGCCGCTCATGTACAAGGCGATCCGCGCCATGGAGAACGTACGCGAGAGCTACCTGAAGCGCCTGCTCAAGCTGGGCGGCACGACGCGCGGGATGGCCGACAACATCGCCAAGGCGCGCCGGCAGCTGCTCGAGCGCGAGTACGAGGCGGCGCGCAGCCCGGACTTCAAGCAGCCCTCGCGCGAGCGCACGGGCTGGTGGGCCGACTACCAGGGCGGCCCGGACGCCGACGCCGCCGAGGTGCGCACCGGCGTGCCGGTGGAGCGGCTGAAGTCGCTGCTCCTCGCGCAGACGCGCATGCCCGAGGGCTTCCACGTGCACCCGAAGGTCCAGCGCCTGCTCGACGCGCGCGCCGAGATGGCCGGCGGCGAGAAGCCGCTCGACTGGGCCACGGCCGAGTCGCTGGCCTTCGCGAGCGTGGCCGTGGACGGCCATCCCCTTCGCCTCAGCGGCCAGGACAGCATTCGCGGCACCTTCAGCCAGCGGCACGCGGGCATCGTGGATCAGGAGACCGGCGCGCTTCACCTGCCGCTGCAGCACCTCGACCCGAAGCAGGCGCCGGTGGAGCTGCTCAACAGCCCGCTGTCGGAGAACGGCGTGCTGGGCTTCGAGTACGGCTACGCGCTGGACCGTCCCGAGGCGCTGGTCATCTGGGAGGCGCAGTTCGGCGACTTCGCCAATGCGGCGCAGGTGATCATCGACCAGTTCATCAGCAGCGCCGAGGACAAGTGGCAGCGCCTGAACGGCCTCGTGCTGCTGCTCCCCCACGGCTTCGAGGGCCAGGGTCCCGAGCACTCCAGCGCGCGGCTCGAGCGCTATCTCACGCTGTGCGCCGAGGACAACATCCAGGTGGTCTACCCCAGCACGCCCGCGCAGTACTTCCACGTCCTGCGGCGGCAGGTGCTGCGCCCGTATCGCAAGCCGCTGATCGTGATGACGCCCAAGAGCCTCCTGCGCCTGCCGGCCTGCAGCTCCGATCTGGCCGAGCTGTCGCGCGGCGGCTTCAAACGGGTGATCGAGGACGCGCTGCCGCGCGGCAAGGACGCGCGCAAGGTGCGGCGCATCCTGCTCTGCTCGGGCAAGATCTACTTCGATCTGGTGGCCGCGCGCGAGGAGGGCGGGCACGACGACGTGGCCATCCTGCGCATCGAGCAGCTCTATCCCTTCCGCGACGAGCTGCTGCAACGCGCCCTCATGGACTACCCGGTGAACACGCCCGCCTACTGGGTGCAGGAGGAGCCGGAGAACATGGGCGCGTGGCGCTACTGGCTCGCGCGCTTCGGCACCACGCTCTGGGGCGCGCACCCCTTCGACGGCATCTATCGCGACGCCTCGGCCAGCCCGGCCACCGGCTTCGCGAGCAGTCATCGTCTGGAGCAGGAGCGGCTGATCGAGGCCGCCTTCGCCAAGAACTAGCCGGGAGGCTGTGTTGTGGAACTGACGGTGCCATCCTTCGGCGAGTCCATCACCGAGGTGCTGATCAGCGAGTGGCTCGTGGACGAGGGCGGCAAGGTCGCCCAGGACGCGAACCTGGTGGTCATCGAGACCGACAAGATCACCAGCGAGGTGCCCGCCCCCACCGACTGCGTGGTGAAGCGCATCCTCAAGGCCGCCGGCGAGACGGCCACCGTGGGCGAGGCCATCGCGGAGCTCGAGGAACTGCCCGCCGGCAGCGTGGACGCGGAACCCGCCCCCGGGGGCGGGAACGGCGGCGAGGCGCCTGCGCCCGAGCAGTCCGCCACGCGCGAGTCTTCCCCCGAGCACGAGGCTCCGCGGACGGAGTCCGCGGAGGCCGCGACGATTGTCATGCCCGCGGCGGCGCGACTCGCGGCCGAGTCGGGTGTGGATGCCAGTGGCGTCAAGGGCACCGGCCCAGGGAACCGCGTCCTCAAGGAAGACGTCCAGCGCGCGCTCGAAGCCCCCGCTCCCGCCGCGGAAGTCCCGGCACCGGCCGCGCCCGCCGGCGCGCGGGCCGAGGAGCGCGTCCGCATGACGCCCCTGCGCAAGAAGGTCGCGCAGCATCTGCTCGAGGCACAGCACAACGCGGCCCTGCTCACCACCTTCAACGAGGTGGACATGAGCGGCGTCATGGCCCTGCGCAAGCAGGTGCAGGAGCAGTTCCAGGCCGCGCACGGCGTGAAGCTCGGGATCATGTCCTTCTTCGTGAAGGCGGCCGTGGAGGCGCTCAAGGCCTTCCCCGCGGTGAACGCGCGCATCGACGGCGACGAGATCGTCTACCGCGACTACTTCGACATCGGCGTGGCCGTGGGCGGCGGCAAGGGCCTGGTGGTGCCGATCCTGCGCGACGCCGAGCGCCTGAGCTTCGCGGGCGTCGAGAAGGCCATCGGCGACTTCGCCGCTCGCGCCAAGGACAACAAGCTCACGCTCGAGGAGCTCTCGGGCGGCACCTTCAGCATCTCGAACGGCGGCATCTACGGCAACCTGCTCTCGACGCCCATCGTGAACGCGCCGCAGAGCGCGATCCTCGGCCTGCACGCCATTCAAGACCGTGCCGTGGTGGTGGACGGCCAGATCGTCGTGCGCCCGATGATGTACATCGCCATGAGCTACGACCACCGCCTGATCGACGGCCGCGAGGCCGTCACCTTCCTGCGCCGCATCAAGAGCGGCGTGGAGGACCCCACCCGCATTCTCCTGGAGATCTAGGGACGATGACGACGACGGCGCAGACGCACGAGCTCCTCATCATCGGCGCCGGCCCCGGCGGCTACGTGGCCGCCCTGCGCGCCGCGCAGCTGGGCCTCGACGTGGCCTGCATCGAGAAGGAGGACCGCCTCGGCGGCACCTGCCTGCGCGTGGGCTGCGTGCCCAGCAAGGCCCTGCTCGAGTCGAGCCTGCACTTCGCGCGCGCCAAGGAGGGCCTGGACGCCCACGGCGTCAAGCTGGGCAAGGTGACGCTCGACCTCGCCGCCATGATGGCGCGCAAGGACGAGGTCGTCACCGGCCTGACCGACGGCATCGCGGCGCTGTTCAAACGCGCGGGGGTCACTCGGTACGCTGGCACGGCGCGCTTCGCCGGGCCGGGCACCGTGGCCGTGACCTCGAGCGCCGGCGAGGAGACGATCGCCGCCAAGAGGATCATCATCGCCACGGGCAGCCGCGTGGGCACCCTGCCGAACGTGGAGCTCGACGGCGACCGCGTCGGTGGCAGCACCGAGGCGCTGGCGTGGAGCGACGTGCCGGGGCATCTCGTGGTGATCGGCGCCGGCGCCATCGGCCTCGAGCTGGGCTCGGTCTGGGCGCGGCTCGGCAGCAAGGTCACCGTGCTCGAGTACCTGGATCGCATCCTGCCCGGCATGGATGCCGAGATCGCCCGCGAGGCGCAGCGCCTGCTGAAGCGGCAGGACCTGAGCTTCACGCTCGGCGCGCGCGTCACCGGCGTGGCGGTGAAGAACCGTCGTCCCGAAGTGGAGGTCGAGGGCAAGGAGACGATCCGCTGCGACCGCGTGCTGGTGTCCACCGGCCGTCTGCCCAACACCGAGGGCCTGGGCCTGGACGCCATCGGTCTCGCCACCGACGCGCGCGGCCGCATCCCCGTGGGCAAGAACTTCGCGACGGCGGTGGAGGGCGTCTACGCCATCGGCGACGTGATCGCCGGCCCCATGCTCGCCCACAAGGCCGAGGAAGAGGGCGTCGCCTGCGTGGAGGCCATCGCGGGCCGCTACGGGCACGTGGACTACGACACCATCCCCGGCGTGGTCTACACGCACCCCGAGGTGGCGGGCGTGGGCAAGACCGAGGAGACGCTGAAGGAGGAGGGCACGCCCTACCGGAAGGGCGTCTTCCACTTCAGGGCCAACAGCCGCGCGCGGGCGATGGCCGAGATCGACGGCCGCGTGAAGATCCTCGCGCACGAGAAGACCGACCGCGTGCTGGGCGTGCACATCGTGGGGCCGATGGCGGGCGAGCTGGTGGCCGAGGCGGCCACGTCCATGGCGTTCGGCGCGAGCGCGGAGGACATCGCCCGGGCCTGCCACGCGCATCCGACCCTGGCCGAGGCGGTCAAGGAGGCCGCGCTGGCCGTGGACGGTCGCGCCATCCACGCGTGAGCACACTGGCCGCACCGCGGCCCACCCCCCCGAGAGCAGACTTCACCGAGGGCAGCGTCGTGCGCGCCGTGGTGCGCATGGGCCTGCCGTCGATGATCGGCTTCGGCGTCTCGTCCATCTACGACATCGTGGACATGCTCTGGGTCAGCCGCCTCGAGGGCGCGCCCGTCGCCGCGCTGACCTTCTTCTTCCCCTTCCTGTGGGTGATCACGAGCGTCAACCAGATCGCCGGCGCGGGTTCGGTGGCGGTGATCAGCCGCCGCTATGGCGAGCGGGACATCGCCGGCACCGAGGCGGCGATCAAGGACGCGATCCTGCTCAAGCTCGCCCTCGCCTTCGTGGTGGGCGGCATCGGCTACGCCATGCTGACGCGCGGGCTGCGTCTGGTGGGCACGACCCCGGAGGCTTTCGACCAGGCGGTGGCCTACGGGCGCGTCTACCTGATCGGGCTGGGCGCGGGCTTCTCGAGCTGGACGATCTTCACCGCCCTGCGCGGCGTGGCCGACCCGGTGAAGGCCATGCTGCTCATGATCGCCGGCAACGTGCTCAACCTGTTGCTCGACCCGCTGTTCATCTTCGGCGTGGGGCCCTTCCCCGAGATGGGCATCGCCGGCGCCGCGCTCGCCAGCGTGATCGCCTACGGCAGCACCTTCGCCGCCGGGCTGTGGATCTTCTTCGCCGGCCGCAGCAACGTGCGCCTCCACCTGCACGGCGAGCTGCCGATCTCCGCGGCGCGCATGGGCCGCATGCTCAAGATCGGCGCGCCCGCGGGCGTGGGGTCGCTGTCCTTCGCGCTCGGCCGCACGGTGGTGCTGCCCTGGATCGCCGCCTTCGGCACGCAGGTCGTGGCCGCCTTCGGCATGGCGCAGCGGGTGATGGGCTTCGGCATCATGCTGATCGTCGGCATGGGCCTCGGCCTCTCCGCGCTGATTGGCCAGACTCTGGGCGCCGGCAAGCTGCAGCGCACCTGGGAGACGGCCGTGCGCTCGGTGCAGTTCAGCGGTGGCGCGATGGCGGTCTACGGCGCCCTGCTCATGCTGGGCGCGCCGGCCATCGCCGCGGCCTTCTTCGGCGGCGGCCCCGAGGCGTCGATCGCCGTGACGACCCTGCGCATCATCGCCGTTGCACTGCCTTTCCAGGGCGTCGGCATCATGTTCGAGATGACCTGCTCCGGCGCCGGCGAGACCCGCGTACCGCTGGCCTTCAACCTGTTCTACACCTGGATCCTGCAGGTGCCGGCCGTCTACCTGGCCACGCGGGTCTGGGGCTGGCCCTACCCGCTGGTGTGGTGGACCTTCGTGGTGTCCGCGTCGTTGCCGCCCTTCCTGTTCGCCGTGTACTTCCGCACGCGGCGCTGGATGGGGCGGACGGTGTAGCTCAAAGGAGACGCATGGACGAGACGACTGGGCGCGAGGGTGTCTTCCACAGCAGCCGCGAGATTCCCCACGCCCCCGAGCGGGTCTGGGCGGCCTTCGCGCGTCGCGAGTTGCTCGAGCGCTGGTGGGGCCCCGCGGGCTTCACCAACACCTTCGAGACCTTCGAGTTCACGCCCGGCGGGCGCTGGATCTTCACGATGCACGGACCGGAGGCGGGCCACTACCACAACGAGAGCACCTTCGTCGAGCTGGAGCGGCCCGCGCGCATCGTCATCCGGCACGATTGCGCGCCGTTCTACGTGCTGACGGTGACGCTGGCGCCCGAGCATGGCGGCACGCGGATCGACTGGCATCAGGTCTTCGACGACCCCGCTGTGGGCGAGCGGATCCGTCACATCGTGGGGCCGGCGAACGAGCAGAACCTCGATCGGCTCGAGGCCGTGCTGTCAGATCAGCCCGTCGACTAGTCCTCGCCCTCCGGCCGGCCGCGCATCCGCTTCTTGTCGCCCTGCAGGCGCTTCTGCTCGAGACGCTTCCGCCGCACCGCTGCCGGCACTGCCGTCGGCCGGCGCTTCTTGGGACGGTGATTCAGCTGCGCCAGGCGCGCGGCGAGCCGCTCCATCGCCAGCGTGCGGTTGCGGAGCTGGGAGCGGTGCTCGGTGGCGACCACGGTGACGCCGCTGGGCGGATGGTGGACGCGCACCGCGCTGTCCGTGGTGTTGCGATGCTGCCCGCCCGGGCCCGACGCACGGTATACGGTGATCTCCACCTCGTTCGCCAGCACCTCGAGATCGGTGCTGTAGGGCGGCGGACGGTGGCGGGGATCGTCGTCAGGCATCGCCCGCCCCGCGGGCCAGCTCCCCCAGCAGCGCGATCGACTCCACCTGCTCCATCGGCAGCTCGAGCCGGCGCGCGCGCGGGAAGACGCCGAAGGCCACGGCCTTGCGGAGGTACTCGTCGCGGCTGCCGGGGTCTTCGCCGTCGCGGTGCCAGCCGACGTCGAGGAGCAGGATGTGGCCGCCGCGGATGTCGTCGCAGCGGCCGACGTGCACGACGCCCTGCCCGGTCACGACCACGGTCATGCCGTGCAGGGCGTCGCGGTCGTGGTGAAAGGTGCGTTCCATGGGGCCTCCCGAAAGTGTCCGCTCAGGATAGGCAGCCAGCCACGGAGCGCAAGCCCTAGGGCTTCCAGACCTTCCACACCTTGCCCACCAGCTCCGGCCCCACCTCGAGCGTGGGCTTGCCGGGCATCCAGCCCGCGGGCGTGGCCTGCGCGCCGCCGGTCTCCCGCACGAGCTGGAAGGCCTGCACCTGCCGTTCGAGTTCGGCGAAGTTGCGGCCCACGGGCGGGGTCATCACCTCCATGGCCTGGATCACGCCGTCGGGGTCGATGAGGAAGCGCCCGCGGATGTCCACGCCGCCATCCTCGTCGTAGACGCCGTAGATCTGGCCGATGCGGCCGCCCGCGTCCGTGAGCATGGGAAAGGGCACGCCGCCGTCCACCATCTTGGACAGCTCCTCGGCCTGCCAGATCTTGTGGGTGAAGCGGCTGTCCGTGCTCATGGAGAGCACCTTCACGCCCAGCGCCTCGAGCTTGCGATGGTTGGCCGCGACCGCGGCCAGCTCGGTGGGTCAGACGAAGGTGAAGTCGCCCGGGTAGAAGCAGAGGACGACCCACTGCCCCCGGTAGTCGCTGAGCGTGATGTTCTGGAATGCGCCGTTGGCGTACGCCGTGGCCTCGAAGTCCGGGGCGACCTGCCCCACGCGCGCCGTCACCATTGGAGTGCCCCCGTTCGTCGGCGCGTCGTCGTGGGGGGGCGGCGCCGTCGCCAGTTTCGGTCCCCCCGCCTTCGACACGCAGCCCTCGTGCTTGTCTGCCATGTCCACCTCCCGTCGGCCCCGCCGGTGGGCAGCGCCGCCACCCATAGGCTACCCCCGAGTCCGAAATCGGCAAGGACAAAAAAGTGGGGCCCCGCCGAGTGGCGGGGCCCCGAATGGGTCGGCATCGGTGACGTTGGGTTCCCCGCCAGGCGGGAAATGATCCCAAGTCAGCGGTGACGAGGGTTGCCCGTAGCTACGGGGACGTCACCTCCGCCAAACCGCATATACCTGAACTCACTGGATCACCTCCTTTGCAGGGCGCTCCGGAAGGCGGTGAGACCCACCTCACCCGGTTCTCTTGACGGCCCGAGTCGCGAGAACCGCCGCAGTCGTCTGCGGATGATTACCTGGGACTAAGCATGGGGTATTCCAGGCGCTTTGGCAACCTAAACCTTGTGCCGCCGAAAATGTGGCTGGGCGATTTCGGGGTCGGATCGCCGCCTCGGGACCCAGCATGGAGGGTGACGACGGCGTTTCCACCCCAGCGGTGGGGGCTGGACCCGCCAGCCACATTCTCAGCGGCACAAGGATTGTGCTATGATTTACCCCAGCCGGACATCTTAGGGAACGCAGCGCCCTCTTCCCCCATGTCGCTCGCCCTCGCTCAGAAAGGAACCCCATGTCCTTCCACGGCTCTCCTCGCGGCCTTCACCGGCCCCTCGCGGCGCTCCTGGCACTGCTCCTCCTCCCCGCCCTGGCCCTCGCCCAGGACTGCCTGAACTACGCGGACTTCCAGTACTGGCTCACCGGCGTGGACACGCCCGGCTCGGCCATGGACGTGGTCCTGGACGGCACGATCGCCTACGTGGCCGACGGCGCCGGCGGCCTCCAGGTGATCGACCGCAGCGATCCGCTCCAGCTCGCCGTGGTCGCCACGCTCCCGCTGCCCGGCACGGCCAGCGATCTGGCCCTGGCAGGCGACCTCCTCGCCGTCACCACGGCCGCCGGCGGCCTGCAGCTGGTGGACGTCTCCACCCCCACCAGCCCGCAGCTCCTCGGCGCCCTCGCCACGCCGGCGGACGCCCTCGGCGTCGCGATCGTGGGCTCGCGGGCCTACGTGGCCGTCAGCGAGGCCGGGCTCGAGATCGTGGACATCGCCGACCCCAGCGCGCCGACCCTCCTCGGAGCGGTGGACACACCAGACCGGGCGCAGCAGCTGGCGGTGTCGGGCGGGTACGTCTTCCTGGCCGACGCCCTGACCGGCCTGCTCGTGATCGACGTGACCGACCCGGCGCTGCCGGCCATCGTGGCGACGCTGCCGCTGGGCAGCCGCACGCACGACCTCGCGCTGGCCGGCAATATCGTGTACGTCGGGCTCTTCGATCTCGGGCTGGTGACGATCGACGTCAGCGATCCGCTTGTCCCCACCGAGCTCGGCCTGGCGCAGACCCTGGGCTTCGGCGAGATGGATGGCGTGGCCGTCGACGGCGACCTGGCCTACATGACCACCGGCACGGGGCTGCTCTTCACCATCGACGTCGCCGACCCCGCGACGCCCACCGTGCTCGCCGACCTGCGCGCCCCGGGCTTGGCGCGCAACCTGACCCTGGACGCCGGCGCCGCCCTCGCCTACCTGCCCGTGCAGAGCGGCGGGCTGCAGGTGGTGTCGATCCCGTCGCCGAACGTGGCGCCCGTGCTGGGCTCCCTCTACCTCACGGGCTGGTCGTCGGACGTCGTGGTCGCCGGCACGCACGCCTACGTGGCGAACCACCACGACGGGCTGCGCATCGTGGACCTGTCGAACCCGGCCGCGCCCGTGCTGGCCGGCGAGTTGCCGCTGCCCGGCGAGACCACCGATCTCTTCGTGGACGGCGATCTCGTCTACCTGGCCAACTCCACGAACGGCCTTCAGGTGGTCTCGGTGGCCAATCCCGCCGCGCCGCAGGCGCTGGGCGCCGCGCCGACGCCGAGCGGTCTGGCCAAGGACGTCGCCGTGGCCGGCGGCTTCGCCTACGTGGCGGCCGACGCCGCGGGCCTGCAGGTCTTCGACGTGACGAACCCCGCCGCGCCGGTCTTCGTCGGCGGCGCCGACACGCCGGGCAACGCGGTGAGCGTGCTGCTGCGCGGTGACCACGTCTTCGTCGGCGATCGCAGCGGCGGGCTGCGCGTGTTCGACGTCTCCACGCCCTCCGCGCCCGTCGAGGTGGCGAGCCTCGCCACGCCGGCCGAAGCCTGGGACATGGATCTCGAAAGCGACCGGCTCTACGTGGCCGTGGACGCGGCCGGCGTGCTGGTGGTCGACGTCGCCTCGCCCAACGCGCCGGTGCAACTCGGCCTGATCGACGCGCACGCGCAGTGCTTCGACGTCGCCGTGACCGGCTTCATCGCCTACGTCGCCACCGCGGGCGCGGAGGTGCGGGTGGTGGACGTCACCGACCCGGCCGCCGCGGTGAACGTCGGCGGCGTGGACGTGAGCGGTTCGCCCTCGGGCATCACCGTGATGGATGGCGCCGTCGTCCTGGCCTCGGGCTCCGCGGGGTTGACGATGCTCTACGAGCAGTGCCGCGACCTGACGGCCGTGCCCGGCGACACCGCCCCCGCCCCCACGGCGCTGGCCAGTTACCCCAACCCCTTCAACCCCGCTACCACGCTCCGCTTTCAGCTGGCGCGCGCGCAGCGCGTGACGCTCAGCGTGCACGACGTTGCCGGCCGCCAGGTCCGCCGTCTGCTCGACGGCGAGCGCATGGCCGCGGGCGACCACGAGCGCCGCTGGGGCGGCGAGGACGATCGCGGCCGCGCCGTGAGCTCGGGCGTCTATCTGGTTCGCCTCGAGACGGAAGACGGCGTGGCCACGCGGCGCGCGGTGCTGGTGAAGTAGGCTTGCGGCTGGCGGCCCCTGGATCAGGGGCCGCCGGCCAGGAACTCGTCGCGCAGGTACTCGTGCATGCGGCGATCGGGGTCGGCTTCGTCGGTGGGCAGCAGGAACTGGAACGGCGATTCGCTGTCATAGGCCAAGATCGAGTGACAGAGCGTGCAGTCGTGACTGATCGCGCGCCCGGTCTCGTCCACCATGTCGGCATTGTGGCAGCGGAAGCATCCGCCCGAGCGTTTGTGGCCGATGTGCGAGGGGTAACTGTTCCAGTCGATGTTCATCCCCGGATGCACGTTGGCCGTCCGGATGTCCTGCAGCGTGGCCACCATGGCGTCGATCTGGGGACCGAACTCCGTGAGCGCTTCCGGATCTTCGCGTCGGTAGTCGCCCAGCACCGCGCGCGCCACGCCTGCGGCGGCATCGTCCACCGGATAGGAACCCGTGAGGGCGTCGAGCGCCACGCGCTTGGCGTAGGGAATCGCTCGGTCGATGCCTCCGGCCACCAGGGCGTGGTCCACGGCATCCTCCGGATCCCAGTAGATGTGAGTCGCCCGGTTGTGGCAGTCGACGCAGTCCATCTCCCGCGCGTCGGTTTCGGCGGTCGCCGCGCCATCGAGCGCGCGGTTCGTGTAGCGGTGATAGCTGTCGCCGCGCTTCACTTCGACCCAGGCCATTTCCAGCCGCTCTGGGTCCACGCTCTGGTAGCGGACAGCGTTGGCCGGCGCCACGTGCCAGTGGATGGTCCCCCGCTCCTCGCTCGCGCCCGAACCCACCTTCAGCGCGAGGGTGGTATAGCGCGGTGTCGAGGCAGCGTCGAATTCGTGGCGGACGAGCGTCTTCACACGCTCCCCGTAGAACTTCTCCGGCCAGTGGCACCTCTCGCAGGTCTCTCGCGCCGGCCTCAGGTTGTGCACGGGCGTGGGGATCGGCCGCTCGTAAAGG of the Candidatus Latescibacterota bacterium genome contains:
- the lpdA gene encoding dihydrolipoyl dehydrogenase — encoded protein: MTTTAQTHELLIIGAGPGGYVAALRAAQLGLDVACIEKEDRLGGTCLRVGCVPSKALLESSLHFARAKEGLDAHGVKLGKVTLDLAAMMARKDEVVTGLTDGIAALFKRAGVTRYAGTARFAGPGTVAVTSSAGEETIAAKRIIIATGSRVGTLPNVELDGDRVGGSTEALAWSDVPGHLVVIGAGAIGLELGSVWARLGSKVTVLEYLDRILPGMDAEIAREAQRLLKRQDLSFTLGARVTGVAVKNRRPEVEVEGKETIRCDRVLVSTGRLPNTEGLGLDAIGLATDARGRIPVGKNFATAVEGVYAIGDVIAGPMLAHKAEEEGVACVEAIAGRYGHVDYDTIPGVVYTHPEVAGVGKTEETLKEEGTPYRKGVFHFRANSRARAMAEIDGRVKILAHEKTDRVLGVHIVGPMAGELVAEAATSMAFGASAEDIARACHAHPTLAEAVKEAALAVDGRAIHA
- the odhB gene encoding 2-oxoglutarate dehydrogenase complex dihydrolipoyllysine-residue succinyltransferase: MELTVPSFGESITEVLISEWLVDEGGKVAQDANLVVIETDKITSEVPAPTDCVVKRILKAAGETATVGEAIAELEELPAGSVDAEPAPGGGNGGEAPAPEQSATRESSPEHEAPRTESAEAATIVMPAAARLAAESGVDASGVKGTGPGNRVLKEDVQRALEAPAPAAEVPAPAAPAGARAEERVRMTPLRKKVAQHLLEAQHNAALLTTFNEVDMSGVMALRKQVQEQFQAAHGVKLGIMSFFVKAAVEALKAFPAVNARIDGDEIVYRDYFDIGVAVGGGKGLVVPILRDAERLSFAGVEKAIGDFAARAKDNKLTLEELSGGTFSISNGGIYGNLLSTPIVNAPQSAILGLHAIQDRAVVVDGQIVVRPMMYIAMSYDHRLIDGREAVTFLRRIKSGVEDPTRILLEI
- a CDS encoding MATE family efflux transporter produces the protein MSTLAAPRPTPPRADFTEGSVVRAVVRMGLPSMIGFGVSSIYDIVDMLWVSRLEGAPVAALTFFFPFLWVITSVNQIAGAGSVAVISRRYGERDIAGTEAAIKDAILLKLALAFVVGGIGYAMLTRGLRLVGTTPEAFDQAVAYGRVYLIGLGAGFSSWTIFTALRGVADPVKAMLLMIAGNVLNLLLDPLFIFGVGPFPEMGIAGAALASVIAYGSTFAAGLWIFFAGRSNVRLHLHGELPISAARMGRMLKIGAPAGVGSLSFALGRTVVLPWIAAFGTQVVAAFGMAQRVMGFGIMLIVGMGLGLSALIGQTLGAGKLQRTWETAVRSVQFSGGAMAVYGALLMLGAPAIAAAFFGGGPEASIAVTTLRIIAVALPFQGVGIMFEMTCSGAGETRVPLAFNLFYTWILQVPAVYLATRVWGWPYPLVWWTFVVSASLPPFLFAVYFRTRRWMGRTV
- a CDS encoding 2-oxoglutarate dehydrogenase E1 component, which translates into the protein MARDIASNSASLPFVEALYAAYRADPGSVSPDWRAYFAALDEELGAAPGPNGAPHFPKRSIFDPGGPAAPGGEADAAIALQDRVDEIVRAYRVRGHLIARFDPLGLPRAPHPELEPSYYGLGPEHMDLRFSANTLVGREGGRLTLREILERLRETYTRSIGVQYMHIDDVAPKTWLRARMEESRNRIALSQMEQLRILIKLTDAVLFEEFIQKKYLGAKRFSLEGAESLIPLLDLAITKAGDEGVDLVVIGMAHRGRLNVLANIIGKGLRLIFREFEDRDPEEHLGRDDVKYHMGHSGRWVTSKGRKVRVSLCFNPSHLEYVDAVALGRMRSRQDRFGDSDRTKGMTILIHGDAAFAGQGIVQETLNLSELPGYRTGGTLHVVVNNQIGFSTSPEEGRSNTYATTVAKMLQVPIFHVNGEDPEAVAQAVRLALDFRREYQRDAVIDMYCYRKYGHNEGDEPSFTQPLMYKAIRAMENVRESYLKRLLKLGGTTRGMADNIAKARRQLLEREYEAARSPDFKQPSRERTGWWADYQGGPDADAAEVRTGVPVERLKSLLLAQTRMPEGFHVHPKVQRLLDARAEMAGGEKPLDWATAESLAFASVAVDGHPLRLSGQDSIRGTFSQRHAGIVDQETGALHLPLQHLDPKQAPVELLNSPLSENGVLGFEYGYALDRPEALVIWEAQFGDFANAAQVIIDQFISSAEDKWQRLNGLVLLLPHGFEGQGPEHSSARLERYLTLCAEDNIQVVYPSTPAQYFHVLRRQVLRPYRKPLIVMTPKSLLRLPACSSDLAELSRGGFKRVIEDALPRGKDARKVRRILLCSGKIYFDLVAAREEGGHDDVAILRIEQLYPFRDELLQRALMDYPVNTPAYWVQEEPENMGAWRYWLARFGTTLWGAHPFDGIYRDASASPATGFASSHRLEQERLIEAAFAKN
- a CDS encoding divalent-cation tolerance protein CutA; translation: MSTVPDAATGERIAAALVDEGLAACVQLLPGLVSHYRWRGEHERGEELLLLAKTVRGADCLARLAALHPYDVPEGLLIDAAATLPAYLRWALDASAN